Genomic window (Aricia agestis chromosome 7, ilAriAges1.1, whole genome shotgun sequence):
TCTAAGAGCTGTGTTCAAATTCTTGTGTcaattaatgtttaaataatttacgtAACATACTCGTAtttatagtcagggagccctagaacaattttttttgttattactaACAAACTAATTTTCTGTGAGTagcaatcaacaaaacttggttgactacaaACTGtacctaaaacggaaccctaactagcagattttttgtatattggtaggtaggtatagttatttaatttaagatgctacaaaatataaaacaatccatattttatgaccatcaagtcaaagtatgaaatcctttctatctctgttagctaccactttcgatatttttcgaaaataaaaatgttgctcgtcttatcaaaatgtagctactcacaaaaaattagcttgttacttaatctgggggcacgggagtgcccccgccaagatgagccaagcgaagcgcgcaagggcactacctaccttttctcgaaacgtttcgtcgtatttttgagccctcgtaactttggtttaaATAATGCCAGGTAGTTGAATTTTTTATGATatagtgacatgggtatagttattaaatgcgcaaagtttgaatatcgtaactattatactttagattttataggtgtccaaaacccacaatttggtcactgactcaccgatcatcaaaagtgttagggtacttcctgaagtcttagaaagctgaaatttggtatgtaacatgatattagcactaaaacaacaaaaaaatgtcaaacccaacttaacctatatccgtaccattatagagcaaaattaggcaaaaatttgtgttttttgtatgggagccccccttaattttttattttattttaatattattattaaatgttaaagtagatatataaataaggactttgaaaaaaattcaagtacctacctgttgccattattgatatagagcaaaaaaggccaaaaaaatcacgtttgttgtatgggagccccccttcaatatatattttttagtatttgttgttacagcttcaatagatatacataatctgtgaaaacttcaactctctagctattaccgtgtttgagttacagcctagagacagacagacagacggacagacggatagacggaaagacaacgaagttttagtaatagggtcccgtttttaccctttgggtacgtaaattcaaagaatagtcgtagtcttagcatttctttgcaaatatttaattaataagaatatttaattaattataataattagttaacTATCAATCTATTGCAAGTTTACTTAAACTTGAAACAGATTGATTAGCAATTTTGAGATAATTAGTAGAGtatgtcttaaaatatattttaatgcaaaCAACATCGGTTAAcggttagttaaaaaaaattgcttcgAAAGTTAAAAGGCTACACCAAACATCTTCGCGtcatcgatagcgcgatgtaggtgCCCAACAGTGACATTTCTTGTCGATTAGAGTGCATTAACAACTATATGAAACTGTTCGGGCAAGCTATATCGCGATGTAGACGACaagcagcgacatctattattatcaaaaggaaaaaatagtaaaaaatcacgtttgttgtatgagagctcccccgaaatattaaatttatattgtttttagtattggcggcaccagaaatacacaatctgtgaaaattttagaggtctagctatagtggatcttgagatacagcctggagacagacagacggacagacatcgaagtctcagtaataagacatacctccacttgagggtcgagcgtctgcagtctcgccataaggtcaacttcagttcatttgtggtgagagtaccgacgcatcttctcccgacctttgaagcggaggaattctggccgactgatgtggtttacggaaggttccgggggagactccggaatgaagcgagCGTCACGGAAcacatcatcaggtcaccacttttgtgaacatgatactaTATTGGGATGATCcgctatacaccaaaagaaaaaaaaattaaaatcggttgacaaACGGCGgagaaatcgttgaaaataaaaataatcggccaagtgtagttccgtaccattataaagcaaaatcaggccaaaaaatgtgttttttgtatgggagtccttaattttttattttattttaatacttactatTATTGAATTATATTAAAGTACCTACACATATTATAACTTGTTATGTATAATGTGGGTACTTGTAGTATTGTGGGTAATtgtgaataattaataaatcagTCTGCTCGGGATCTCGGCGTTTCATTGACGTAACATTGGCGCAGTCGGTATttgctataaattataagtgCAATTCGTGGTAATAATGCCTATCGGTAAAATTGAACCGTTTTCCGTGGAATCACAAAATTGGGACAGTTATGTGCGTCGCGTAAATCAGTTTATCTCGCTAAACAAAATCGATGACAGTCTCAAGGTGGCCACGTTGTTAACCTTAGTAGGTAGTGAGTGCTACAATCTATTGTGCGATTTGTGTTCCCCCGCTCATCCTGAAAATAAAACGTTCGATGAACTCGTTACTCTTCTCAAAGTTCATCTGGAGCCTGAGAAGTCTGAGATAGCCGAGAGACATATTTTTCGACAAAGAACGCAGCAGCAGGGAGAAAGCATTCGCTTGTACCTTCAAGGATTAAAGCATTTGGCTAAAACCTGTAACTTCGGGACGAAGCTCGAAGAGAACCTTCGAGATCAGTTCGTTTCCGGATTATACAGCGAGGAAATGCGTTCGAGATTGTTCGCGGAGAAAAACATCGACTACAAGAGGGCCGTGGAACTGGCGAGCGCGCTCGAGGCGGCGGAGAGGCACGCGATCACGGCGAGCTCTTCGGCAAGCGGAGGAGGCGCGGGACACGACGCGCTGCACCGCGTCAGCGGCGGCGGCCAGGTGCGGGTGCGAGCGCccgggcgcggcggcgcgggcggcggtggTGGTGCGGCGCCGGGCGGCGGCCGCGCGGGTTCGAGTTCCGGCGGTGCGGGGCTGAGCGGTGCGCGGGCGCCGTGTGCACGCTGCGGGAAGGCTACTCACGCGCCGAATAAGTGTCGATATAAAAACTTTACGTGTGATTTGTGCGGTGTCGAAGGTCACTTAAAGGTGATGTGCCTGAACAGGAGTGATAACGATCGATCCTCCGGTATGTCGACTTCGAAAGGTCAGtactttattaataatgttGACAGTGATAGCGAGGAGGAAGAAAACTACTTTTATAACTTAGTGTCGGGGGGCGACAGCGACGGGCCCTACTATATTAAATTGATCGTTAATGATAATTTTAAGTGTAAATTTGAAATCGATACGGGAAGTAGAATATCGGTTGGACGAGGACATCGAGCGCACGGCGCGGGAGTGCGCCGCGTGCCGCGCGGTccggcccgcgccgccgcccgcgccgccgcccgcgccgccgcccgcgccgctgcACTCGTGGCCCTGGCCGGCCGAGCCGCGGTCGCGTCTCAACGTCGATTATTTAGGACCGTTCAATAACAAGTACTATCTTATTATTATCGATGCGCATTCCAAGTGGATCGAGGCCGAGAGAGTCGGTAGCACGTCCGCGGCGATGCTCATTTCtagttttagaaaaatatttgctCGTTTCGGCCTTCCGAAAAGAGTCGTTAGCGACAACGGGCCTCCTTTTACTTCGGCGGAGTTGGcggtttattttaaaagaaacggAATCAGGCACACGCTTACCGCTCCGTACCACCCCGCCAGCAACGGCGCGGCCGAGAATGCCGTGCGGTCGGTAAAACGAGCGTTAAAAAAGGCTATCGTCGATAACGTAGATGATGATACCGCTCTCAGTAGGTTTTTATTTACGTATAGGAATACTGTGCACCACACGACCGGTCGCGAGCCGGCCGTGGCATTGCTGGGGCGGCGGTTGCGCGGGCGCCTCGAcctgctgcgccccgacacgGAGGAGCTGGTCCGGGACCGGCAGCTCGTTAGCGAGCGGCGCCGCGACGCCCGCCCGCGGGGTGTCGCGCCCGGGGATGCCGTCCTGTTTAGAGATTACTCCCGCCGCAACCGGAAATGGTCCGAGGGCGTCGTGCTCGACCGAGAGAGCCCCGTGTCTTATGCGGTTAAGGCGAACGACGGCCAGGTGCATAAGAGGCACATCGACCAATTAGTGGCCAATAAAAGTCGTCCATCGCGTTTTTCTTTGACCAAAATTAAAACACCCGATGGGCCGGAAGTGAACGTCGAGGGGGAGGATAGTGGAGATGAATACGAGGAGGCGTCTGCGACCGGTGTTCGGTCCCCGCCGGTGTCCAACTTGGCGAGGGATGACCTAGATGAGGTCCCGTCACCTCCGGGAGAATCTAGGGGTCGCATCCGACGGCAGGCGGCTATGCAATGcttgcaaaaaataaataaaaatataacataagttAATAAACAGTACTCTAATATCTTTGCAATGACAAaagttgggctcaggcaattgagtcgaagggagaggcattggctgttagtttggacattgcgaaggccttcgatcgggtttggcataaagcgctgctatcaaagcttccatcatacgggctacccgagaaattatgtaagtgggtcactagtttcttagcagacagaagcataaaggtcgtagttgacggcgaatgctcggaaactcagcctgttaatgctggtgtccctcagggctgtgtgctatcgcctactctattcatactgcatatcaatgacatgttacaaaccaaaggcattcattgctatgcggatgatagtacaggtgatgctgtatataccggctcccctaatatttctcggcaaaatgtcactgagagtcgaaacgaacttgtgtctaaggtggagaattcattggagaaggtctctgaatggggtagacgtaacttagtccaattcaaccccgccaagacacaagtctgcgcgttcaccactaaaaagtcaccaatggtcgtttatcctcgtttcgagggcacatctttaaccatctcccctagcattgagatacttggcgtcaacatatcgagcgaagtccagttccgatatcatcttgagggtaaggccaaattagcttcaaagaagcttggcgttcttaacagagcgagacagtacttcagtccggaccaacgcctacaactctacaaggcgcaggttcggcctcatatggaatattgttctcatctctgggcaggggcgccaaaataccaactgctccctctggatcgtatccaacgaagggctgctcgaattgttgactgccatagtgtttcaaacagcttggaccccctggaattacgccgagatgttgcttcactctgcatcctctatcggttgtatttGTAGTTGTGttgttctgatgttgcgagtgaccatgggcgacggtagttgcttaccatcaggtgacccgtttgctcgtttgcccccttatttaattaaaaaaaaaaaaaaaaaaacagtattaaaaaatatttacttagatAGAATAGATAAAGTTAggtaaataagtataaaataaaattgttatttgtaaAAGTTGTAaaggtaattaaaatattatgcataagaCATAAGTTTCATATAAGTATTGTACGTCTAATCTACCCTTTTTTTGGTACCTTCGTGctgtttaataattatatgtattaaCTTTTCGCTGGTAAATAacctacattaataattataaacagttGTAATTCCTGTATTTGTTATCTTTTACTGTTATTTCactttatgatattttattgaaaaacctAGTGTTTATGAAACTGATATGGTTGTTAAACTTTATAACTTCTAACGTTAATCTTACAATTAGTTTTTATGTTTAAGTGTAGTGTATAATAAGAAGGGAGGTGTTATGTATAATGTGGGTACTTGTAGTATTGTGGGTAATtgtgaataattaataaatcagTCTGCTCGGGATCTCGGCGTTTCATTGACGTAacataactaaggactttgagaaaacaatatgtacctacctgttgccattattgatttattttattttattttactggaaaacaaaacagtaattgagtaacaatattatgagtaAATACATAGCAAGAAGATACACAATTAAATTGTTTTCGCatagatatagagcaaaaaagccaaaaaaaagtaacgtttgttgtatgggagtcccccttaaatattaattttattttatgtatttgttgttatagcggcaacagatatacatactcgtaatctgtgaaaatttcatgtctctagctattaccgttcttgagttacagcctggagatagacagacatacagacagacagacggacagacaacgaagacttagtaatagggtaaaaacgggaccctattactaagtcttcgttgtctgtccgtctacaGACAACGAagacttagtaatagggtcccgtttttaccctttggatacggaaccctaaaagaaaCTTAACACTAAATTGGTTAAATTTCTAGCCCAtgtgttattttgatgtataaACTATAgcattgtaaagtttcattaaaatccattcagtagtttttgcgtgaaagagaaACAagcatccatacatacataatatattcccaCACACGACAGTCCCTAGGAATAACAACTTAACTTGAGTTACGTGAAAAAATATGagtagttcataatattctttcttatcaattaattttatttttttagtccAGACAGGTAtgtctaattattatctatgttaAGTAGATCCGAAGATAGTAAGAATGATAAATTATAGTGGAAATGTTTATAGCTTTACATTGAAAACGTCCTATTGTgatatacaataattttataatcagAATAACTTGCTCTCCGATTAGAAGcaataacaatttatatttaactagcgacccgccctggcttcgcacggatataaaatatataacctatgtcacttactgaaaaaatgattaaaatcgactcagtagttttgatttattaacccccgacaaaaaagaggggtgttataagtttggcgtgtctgtctgtctgtgtgtgtatctgtccgtggcatcgtcacatccaaacgggtggaccgattttgatctagtttttttttttgtttgaaagctgacatgatcgagagtattTATTAGCTATAACTCATCACCATCAGCCTGCtgagtgctggacaatcagggtggttcatgaaaggccgttagcaacttgtagttgtttgatgggttttgtatttcattctagttcgtgacatttttCACGAAGctgttcgcggctttttcacaccccttTATCTTTGATgataacaaagctagggatttagaatttcggtcactagaAGCAAATATTAAAACTAGTTTAAGttccaaattacatgaaatattgataaatagtttaattaagttactacattttgtcactcactgactgacagatcatcaaaattctaaggtacttctagcagacttacggcggttcccaatatttgatctatctctggtttggccctactacagataggaataactcacattagacattagagacatatattttacgtcaattgtgagctattcctatctctagtagggcaaaaccagagatagatcaaatattgggaacggccgttagaacattgaaatttggtacccggatagatctttattcacaattaaataaaaaattatgaaaatggccaagtgcgagtcggacttgcgtacatagtgttccgtaccgtaaatttgtatgggagctccccttaaataatgagtttatttaatttttattgttaattattaaagttaatacaTAGTTcattattttctgaaatttttaaaaacgttactgttaccattatggatatagagcaaaaaacggggaaaaaatCGTGTTTGATGTATGAGGCCccctattaataatttttttattttaattagactattagcttttatacgacaccaaatacataatttgtgaaaattgcaactatctagctattgcggttctcgagatccagcctggtgacatacggatggccgacggacagacagcaaAGACTTGTTAATTGTTAACATCGGGTCCCGTGTCCCGGTcccgaaaagaaaaaaaaaccttcaaaaaggaaatgaaatcccaccaaaacttaatatgtaaaaggagccaagcaaaatattgcatagctttaatacttctgtcgtaaaaagttttcagatcacattcaagccaagccttctacttattttgtaatttaaatcaacattcagtaaatgtgtcaatagatttctttattttataattattatagtggcttggcaatcaATCAAGACAGAAgtattaaagctatgcaatattttggttggctccttttacatttgatgttttggtgggatacaaattacaatatacgcatacacatattaatgggaAGTTGAgctgcgacaaccagtaagaagtagataaacagtaaatatttacatgctgctgctgcagcatcacctggattctataggaactaGATTCGTATGAACTCAAagtgtttggactcatattaacggccttatccaaaaggacattgatagatggtaatcatgagaatatgattctgttgataggaattattctgcactatcttatgaccaacacaagtttaaaaagtatgaattgaaattaaattaaaaaaaaaccgccaaACAACTTCAAAAAggaatgttataataatatttactgcttttaagttcaaataatgtaaagtaatattttagtcaataATTGTTGTACCTACAACCGCctagtcgctgattatctcgattcagttcgttATGTGAAAATATCatcattagcggtcccccgacacaccttgacaacaaaaataattatggactaaaatataactttacacaagttaggaattatttgaacttaaaggcagtaaatattatttcattgctTTTTGAAGTTGTTTGgagaaggtttttttttttaatttcttatattcattattatccgtggcccgcattggtcggtaccgtcaaatgctacgtcccgcaatttttaaatctgtaatattatcttcgaaaatgttgatttaaatcatatgctgtacagggccatatagatctatattaaatgaATAATGTATCTAAAGTATTAAATTGAATGAGGACTAATgacgtattggttaaaatcgcttcaaaattagatattatttgcaaagttaaaagtaaatgacaaaaaaaaatattgtgggatatccataagatatagacataatataccatcgcggagttttctatagaccttttcaatgtgtacaatactatgtacattattttaataaatctcgtagagttcagcctgcgtttgcaatgaaagcggaaaaaatgtaattatttaggACATCACATCAGAAActccaaaaataacagtatttctactctatttaatgaatgttattatactgaTGAACTTTCTTTCAGTCCGTGTCCCCCCATTTCTACCAGTTAAACGGTCGTTTCAACTAAAATAATGTATtcgtataaaggaacttttcgttaaaATTCCTTTTAACGGAACTGAGATGATATTGTTAGTAGTgtcaaacactttaaaaatgaatattcattgaccattcaaaaattatcaaaaactagcgtactacggaaccctataatgtaatggagcagcataaaatctaaggaaatcgaaaAAATGTCAGATCTACTGGCTGCCACACTGGGAccacaccgttcaaaacattaatattattattatataatttataaaacaataaatatatatttatttattatattatgtatatattataatctattctattaagtatatatacttatacagtgtgcaattaaaccttcctgccaaattttgccagggcttaggtatcattaggagagtccatttaaccaaaaaaattgggtgttattttttttcaatgacatattttatcccatttaaaatcgttgcagaacggtcactcacggcgcgggggaatgagaggggatgacgcgggatgaggcgcgcgcgcgggggcacgtcacgcgcggccgacgcatcgtgtccattaattgtagtgtttttaggataactttcggaaggtaTTTCTTAACATttaagtactgagtgattataaaagaaaaaatatgtgtatttttatttttaacaaggatcaatatatcaaaatttggcaggaaggtttaattgcaccctgtatatatttaaaaaaaccggccaagtgcgagtcggactcgcgcaccgagggttccgacagcttaaaggtattatagacctgagtatttggtatgaatttcaatttaatacctctacgcgtttatgaggaaatgggtagtaagtttaaaattattaaaaaaaaaaatattatgtgatgtaactaaaaatttatggttttcgtaatttttcctttatctatgctataagacgttgcttcgtaccaaattttaagattctgagttcacgggaagcaccctgtaggttttgattcccttgcaagtgtcgaaaatttgcggcataaacggctgtatcttttgattgcgttggcttagaggtttgattttttcacagcttcaagggacagtagacctaagtaattgatataaatttcagcttcatacctccacgcgttcctgagaaaaagggtcttgacagacggacggacggacagacggacaacaaagtgatcctataagggttccgttttttccttttgaggtacggaaccctaaaaaagtccatggcgtgatggactgcaattaattaaaaatattatatttaaattatccttggtgcgaaaaaaggatatgggcgaacagtctatagacggccccaaaaaAAAGAACCCTATAAtgtgcgtggcccgacacgcacttggctggttttgaGTTTCTAGAATCCTACCACTCATAGACAAACAGACTTTTAAAAATACTCATAAGTTGTTGCATAATCGTGAGaagtataagtaatattattatcatcatgtaaaataattttagttcaaCTGTTTCAATATGTGAGAAATGCAGCAAAGGAATTTCCTGGAATATATTCAATACATGCGTATCCGGTATCGTTCGTTAACATATACAACCCGGAAGATGTagaggtaagtatataataaaatataataattgtggaTTCTAATTTCACATGACACAGAGCCAGATGCTTGCATGTtaggtatattaataaataaagcaGATAGCGTCCTAGCTCCTAACGTTAGGGGCGTTTCTTTGCGTACtattaaatatcctatgaatCATTGAACACTATCACTTCTAGAATGATGTCGCCTCTGCCCCTCACCCTGCGCGTCAGAGATGTGCACCGCTTCCGCATGGTCGTATAAGAACTATCTTGCAGCTGCATTACCGCGACAGCGCCTGCAGTACTCTGTCATTACGTATAATTATAGTCAACCCACAGTCACAGTTCACAGGGTGCAAATTAttattgagctgaaattttatttcagatattaacTTCTGGTATGCAGCACCACAAAAAAAGTGATGTTTACAAGATTCTCAGGCCATTGCTTCAAGAAGGTCTTCTAGTTAGCAACGGTAGTCTTTcattagaatattaaatatttaaaaaattaaaaatattctagtttgccattattattgattatatcgtttatatttttaacaggTCCCAAATGGCTAAAACGCCGCAAGATTCTGACATCGGCATTCCACTTTAACgtgctaaaaaaatatttcgcaaCAATACAGGATAATGATAAAGCACTGGTTGAATATTTGAAAGACGCAGGTGGCAATCCAGTAGATATCATTTCAACTGTATCCGGGTACACACTAAATACTATTTGCGGTGAGATAACTGTAGGATAACTCTGACTATGTAACCTCGCACAAACCTTATGTCATCACAACTTTTAGTTTAAGTTTTGATggttatctataaaaatattatatttacaaatgtTTTAGAGGCCACAATGGGAATAAGCTTAAGAGGAGAGGTAACCAATAAGAGCGCTATATATAAAACGGCTATATataaaatcacaaaatatatcACATATCGATTTTCAAATGTCTATTTACACTCAGATTTCATTTTCAACATGACGAGGCTCGGTAAGAGCCAGAATAAGATTTTGAGTGTAGTCCACGATTTGACAACGAGCATTATACAGCAAAGAAAACAATCCATCAACGCCGAAGAAGTAAGCACAATAGAAGCCAATGAGGGTGAATACTTGGGAAAGAAGAATAGAGCCGCCATGTTAGATTTGTTAATATCCAAACAAAACGAAGGTTTGATCGATGACGTTGGTATCGAGGAAGAAGTCAAAACATTCATGTTTGCAGTAAGTgcaaaataac
Coding sequences:
- the LOC121728993 gene encoding cytochrome P450 4C1-like; its protein translation is MSPLPLTLRVRDVHRFRMVILTSGMQHHKKSDVYKILRPLLQEGLLVSNGPKWLKRRKILTSAFHFNVLKKYFATIQDNDKALVEYLKDAGGNPVDIISTVSGYTLNTICEATMGISLRGEVTNKSAIYKTAIYKITKYITYRFSNVYLHSDFIFNMTRLGKSQNKILSVVHDLTTSIIQQRKQSINAEEVSTIEANEGEYLGKKNRAAMLDLLISKQNEGLIDDVGIEEEVKTFMFAGHETTAACLIYTLLLLAIHPDVQNKVIEEVDYIFGKDTRDATLEDLSAMKYLDLVIKESMRLYPPVNFIMRQTTQPCKLSNFDIPANTMCAIHIYDLHRDEKIYPEPDKFRPERFLPENSAGRHNFAFIPFSAGPRNCIGQKFAMMEMKSLLSSIFRRFDVAPVTKISDNLSFSVDLVLRTTDPVYVRFIERGLHSIH